One genomic segment of Mobula hypostoma chromosome 2, sMobHyp1.1, whole genome shotgun sequence includes these proteins:
- the LOC134342912 gene encoding engulfment and cell motility protein 2 isoform X3: MQVVREQITRSLGTKPNSLDQFKNKVRCMSYSEILRLRQSERMSQDDFQSPPIIELREKIQPEVMELIKQQRLNRLCEGTSFRKISNRRRQDKFWYCRLSLNHKVLHYGDLDENPQGEVAFESLQEKIPVADIKAVVTGKDCPHMREKSALKQNKEVQELAFSILHDPDEALNFIAPNKYEYCIWTDGLNALLGKEMTSELTKNDLDTLLSMEIKLRLLDLENIQIPEAPPPIPKEPSSYDFVYHYG, translated from the exons ATGCAGGTGGTACGTGAGCAGATCACAAGGTCTCTGGGCACAAAGCCAAACTCTCTGGACCAGTTTAAGAATAAAGTCCGTTGCATGAGCTACTCTGAGATCCTGAGGCTACGTCAGTCTGAGAGAATGAGCCAGGATGACTTCCAGTCGCCACCAATCAT TGAGCTGCGGGAGAAAATTCAGCCCGAGGTGATGGAGCTGATCAAACAGCAGCGCCTGAACCGACTTTGTGAGGGCACCAGCTTCCGCAAAATTAGCAATCGCAGGCGGCAAG ATAAATTCTGGTATTGTCGGCTGTCTCTCAATCATAAAGTCTTACATTATGGAGATCTGGATGAGAACCCACAAGGTGAAGTGGCCTTTGAGTCACTGCAGGAAAAAA TTCCTGTTGCAGATATCAAAGCTGTGGTAACTGGGAAAGACTGTCCCCATATGAGAGAGAAGAGTGCCCTAAAACAAAACAAG GAAGTCCAAGAGTTGGCTTTCTCAATCCTACATGATCCTGATGAGGCTCTGAACTTTATTGCTCCGAACAAGTATGAG TACTGTATCTGGACTGATGGATTAAATGCCCTTCTGGGGAAAGAAATGACGAGTGAACTGACCAAGAATGATCTGGATACTCTGCTGAGTATGGAAATTAAACTTCGGCTGTTGGACCTGGAGAACATACAGATTCCAGAGGCACCTCCTCCCATTCCCAAGGAGCCCAGCAGCTATGACTTT